Genomic DNA from Phyllostomus discolor isolate MPI-MPIP mPhyDis1 chromosome 12, mPhyDis1.pri.v3, whole genome shotgun sequence:
TCTGATCCTGTGTCAGTTCCCCCCCACCTGTCCCAGCCACCCATCGTTCTCAGACTTGGGCTGGTGGCATCCACCAATGCCCCCTCCCCTTTAACGTCCTCCCTCAGTGGGAGGATTTTAGTTTTGACTTGCAGTGTGACTTGCTGCTCCCAGAGGAACTCAGGGAAATTCGGTCCTTTCCTGCCCACCTCTTCTCTTCCCTGGGAGACAGAGGGGAGTGGGTAACAGAGGTGGCATTAAAAACATGAGACACtcgtttattcattcaacaaacctcCGTGTGCCTCCTGCAACCAGAGACTTCCATCTTCTCCTGGCTGCTTCCCAACCATCTACTgggcaaatggggaaactgaggctcctaAAGGGCAAGACCCTAGCCCCAAGTTCCATAGCACACCGGGACTCCATTTCAGAGAGACTGTCCCCTCAGTTCAGAGCTGCCTTCCAGCCCTGGGCCTTTGCAGCAAGTCTAAGGGTGATGATGGCTTTAGCCACGACCCACCTTCTCCAGTCGCTGACGGTCTTCTTGTCCTTCCTTCATCTTCTCCATGACCTGGCTACCGGGGGCTCAGGAGACAGATCAGCTGGAGGAAGAAAAGGCGGAGCTGGAGTCGGAGATCGCCGAACTCCAAAAGGAGAAGGAGCGTCTGGAGTTTGTGCTGGTGGCCCACAAACCGGGCTGCAAGATCCCCTACGAagaggggccggggccgggcccgCTGGCGGAGGTGAGAGATTTGCCGGGGTCAGCATCCACTAAGGAAGATGGTTTCAGCTGGCTGCTGCCGCCCCCGCCACCACCGCCCCTGCCCTTCCAGACCAGCCAAGACGCACCCCCCAACCTGACAGCTTCTCTCTTTACACACAGTGAAGTTCAAGTCCTCGGCGACCCCTTCCCCGTTGTTAACCCTTCGTACACTTCTTCGTTTGTCCTCACCTGCCCGGAGGTCTCCGCGTTCGCCAGCGCCCATCGCCCCAGCGGCAGCGACCAGCCTTCCGACCCCCTGAACTCGCCCTCCCTTCTTGCTCTGTGAACCCTGTAGACACAAAACTAACAAAATACACAAGGGAGAGAGAtttggaagaggaggaggaggacagagaggggaTGAGACTAAGCGGGCGTGTGGCTTCCCCGCCTCCCCTGCTTGACTCTCTGCAGCCCATGCCGTCGGCCAGGAGGACCTCCTTGTGTTTTCGCTGCCTCTTGTCTGTGTGGCCGCGCGAGGACAGAGAGCTGGTGACtttggaggcaggggtgggagggaatggaCACCTTCGGCTGTATGTTGGTCTTCTCACTTAAACCCAATGTCTGGGAATGagcgggtgggaggggcggggggtgccCGCCGGTGGGCTGGGGGGAAAGAGGGGCCGGCGGTGGGCCGTGGGGTGGGCTGGAGTCCTCTCCAGAGAGGCCCAACGAGGAAGTGCCGCAGAACCACCCCCCTAGGTCTCCCACGCTGACGCTCCTGGGAGGTGACTAGGCTGGTTCTCCCTGCTCCGCCGACCTGAGCTTATTTCTCCAACATTTTCGTGTGATCAGACTCTCCTCTGCATTGAGCCCCCCTTTGGAGGGAAGTTGATGTCCCCCTATGataccccccacccacccagactTAGTCTGAAATGTGAACTTCCCTCGTTGACTGTCCAGCCACTCCCTCCCAGCAAAACCAGCTCTGATTGAATTTCTCACCTCCTAAGCGTCTCCCACATTCGGCCCCAGCCCTCCTGTTTGATTACAGTATTATTCCAAGCCGCACCCCCTTCAGCCTCCCCTCCTGGCCTTCCTTGTTGGGCCTCTCTGATTcaggcagcagggggcgctgtgatGCCTGTCCTGCTGGAGTGTTTATACTGTGAAATGAGTTGGCCGattgtggggagaaggggagcagagcccagagggACAGAACCCTTCCGGAGGGGTtgtgcatccccccaccccccaaagccTAACCTTGATTCCTCTCTACCCTCCACTGCACCCCCATCTGCCTACTTCCTACCCTCAACAGTGAGTTAGACTCAAGGGGGATGACAGAtcgaggcgggggtgggggtgacagttTTCCATCCGCGTGGCCTCTCTCCTCAGGACCCCTCGCCCCCAGACCCGGCCTTTTTTTGTTTAAGGCCTgtcaccccacccctgcctaGGACGCCAGTTTCTCCTTTCCCTTGGCATTCCCACATTCTTTCTAGAAAGGGAGATTGCCAGGGGACCCGACATTATTCGGGAAAAGATGTAAAGGCTGAGGCTTTGGCCCCCAACCCCCAATATTTTTGGCCTGGTGAACTCAAAGGGAGTTCCCGAGatcccagctccctctccccgTCGCCCCCAGTCCCAAATCTTGGTtttggccccacccccaccccacctttccTTACGCTTCACCTCATGAGAATTTTCTCGTGAGGcaaaatggtattttttcaaGTCGGGTGGGCCAGGCCGCCCTCGTGCTGCATGGAAAACATTCCAGTGCCCCGTCCTGCGCCTGCCGCCCTGAACCCGGATCCCTCCCGTAGCTATTTATCCCTTTCCTGATCTCCCAAAGTCACTTATATctattatgtataaataaatatattatatatgggtgtgtgtgtgtgcgcgcgtgcgtgTGTGAGCGCTTCTGCAGCCTTGGCCTCGGTCTCTTCGGCCCCCAAGCCATGCCCTTGAATTGGAAACACTGCTTCTGGAGACTTGGAGGCAGCCTGTCTCTGTCCAGCCGTCTCTATCCGCCTGTCTCTAGCTGTGTCTTCTCTGACTGTTGCGGCGCATCCGGTTGTTTCCGGCCGTCTCTGGCTGCTTCCTTCCGGAGTGTCTCTCCGCCTCTGTCTTTCATCTGCCTGTGTTTCTCCGACCATTTCCAGCTGTCTCCTTTCTGACTTTTCCTGAATGTCCAGCTGCCTTCTGACTTTGGGTTCACTGGGGtcatgagattttatttttgtgagccTGAGGAATCATAGACTTTTACAATCTGTATCTTTGAGAATTCTGGATGCAAGTGTGAGACTGTGAGCCAGGCCTGCTGCTGCAGACCTCGAGTTATTGAATTCCCCCACCCATTCTGTATTTGTgattctctttttgtattttgcaCCTGACCCCAGGGGGTTGGGACTGGCTGGCCCTGTGCCACTACCCTCCCCCCACGGTTCTGCACTGTCGCCAATAAAAAGCTCTTAAAAATGCATCCACCAAGCCTCAGCATCTATTTCCTCCTAATACCCATCACCTGCCTTCCTTTCAGCCTGAGTGAGTGAGGTTCACTGTGGGaactatatacatacatatacgtGCTGAAACTCCTACTGGTGAATCAGCCTACAGCAGGATGGAGGGAGGGTAGACAGTCAGGAGGACTTTCCATATGCACGGGTTGTGCCACCtgctgggaaaaaaataaagagacagaaTATTAGCTGTGAGGTGTGTGGTTCTGAAATGCTAAAGGGCCATGGTGGTTTCCTTGTGAGGGAGGAACTTATATTGGACCCTGTGTGCTCAGGGGATTGTCTGAGCCAAAATCTCACAGGTAGAACAGCTGGTAGTACGCATCCTGATTTCCTGAAGAACTTGAGTTGGTCTTTGGAAGTTTATGAGCCATAAAAATATGGATGATGATAAATATGAAGATGAGTTTCCTCTTGCTTTTTGCATGACTGCTTCTGGGTTATGAACGTATCAGAGTCAACCCAAGATGGACTGAACCAGAAATATTGTCACTTTGTCAAAAGATACAGCTGAGACATTCCCGTTACAAAATCCAAGTCCTCCCTTATTTGCATAGCAGCAAGCACTCTGGGAATGGAACTGATGGTCCAGAGGTTGTTTGAATGCCTAGTGACTTAAATGACCAGGCAGGGGACATTGTCATGGAATCACTTAATTtactaattcatttttaaaaatttgctgagcacctgctgtgtaacccagccctgtgctgggcagtgCTGAGGACCCTGCAGGAACTGAGACAGGCACAGGCTATCCCTTCCTAgggttcacagtccagtggggGACACTGTCAGGGACGATCCAAAGTGCACAGGATTGGGAGAGTCCATGGGCCTGGGGGAGTCCAGAGGGGGCATCTAACCTGGTCCAGGAGTCCAGAAAGGCTTCTCGGAGAAGAGGACAGCAAAGCTCAGTCCTAGAGGATAAATAGGGGATACAGAAGGCAATAGGAAAAGACTGAAGCTGAGAAACAGTGAATGCAAAGAGCTGGTGGTGGAGAGAAGGCTTGATATGTTGAGGAAGCTAGAGGTTCATGCTGCTTGGGACAAAACGTGCAGAGAAAGAGGTGAGTAGGGACCACATTCTGCAGACCTCGAGTCCAGACAAAGAATTTGGATCTTCCTTTGAGGGTATTGGGGAGCCGTGGCAGGTTTTGAGCATCAGAAGGGCAGGGACAGGTTTGTGCTTTAGGGAGGCTCCTCTAGCCTTCAGCTTGAGGGTAGCTGGGAGAAAAGAGGGTAAGACTAGGACTGGAGACCAGGGAGGATGCTAGGCTGGGGACAATGGGTTCCAAGGGGCTCTTGTAACAgggtcagggctgtgggagggagagACAAAGTGAAGAATCTGAAAGTCATTTAGGAAGCAGAAGAGGCAGGACATGGCGAGTAGCTGGCTTGGGAAAGACAGCACAGGGAAGTGGTCAATAGCACCGACCAGGTGTCTGCGAGCCTGGGACTGGAGGCATACCAAAAGCTGGGTGACCTCGGACAAGAAACATCATCTCCCTGAACCTTAGTTTCTTCAGCTGCAAAATGGACCTGGAGTGAGGAGTCAGTGAACTCATGGGTGACAGCACTTAGCAGAGTGAAGGTGCCATTATCGCCATCCCCATCGCCATCACTGGGGCCACCCCGACTCTGACCAGGAATATCTATTTCTCCTGCAGCTGGCTAATCCCCCCTCATCCTTCAGGTGTCTGCCCAAATGTTACCCTAACAGCCCACCTGCACTCAGGTCTCCTTATTTGATAATCCCACATGATTCGTACTTTTTCCTTCCCAGGAGTCACCACTTTCTAATTGTTAATCAAATGTATAATTAATGATTGCTTAatgtttgttttctctgctgGGCTGGGAATACCATAAGGCCAGCGTCGCCAGGGTTGTCGTCACCATTGTGTCCCATCACCTCCCAGTGCAGACCCGGGCATAGAGCAAGGACCTGttgcatgagtgaatgaattaatgaacaaatgaatacatatttgACTGGTTAATAAAGTGCATGTGTGATTAAGTACGTGAGTAAGCACAAATGACTGAGCGGGTGAGTAAGCGAACGAGATAAATCCAATATAATCCTCAAATTAAATACCCTAGAACAGAGAGGGTGGATGAGTATTGTTTTCATCTTTTGGAGTTGTCTTTGATATTCGCGGTAAAAATGTAACCACTGAAGGAGACCCGAGGGGCTCGTAGGACTGCAGCGACCTCTGCAGGCGCTGGCGTCAATCCTCACTTTAAAGTTCAGTTTTATGTggagaaaaagtagaaaagcCTTATTTTGTCGCCCGAAAGGTGGAATTGAACCACTCTGTCGCTAGACAGCTACAGGTTTGAAGCCTGCACCCCAGACCACTGAGGATCATCCGGGCAACAAACTGGTGTCCCCACTCAGTTATATAAAGGCCATAGACTTGAATGTTTTTAGATTTATGGTAATTTAATTTGGTAGGTTATGGGATTGTTTCCTTCAAGATCTACAAATTCTTGCTGTTTATTATACAGATAGTGTTTCAAAATATGTTTGCTCACATGGTACGAATCATCTTCGCTACGGAAATCTCTCATTTGCATAGCGCTGCGCATTCTGGGAACTGATTCCAGAGAATCTGGATTATTCCTGTAGTTGTTAAAGGGCCAAAGCCTCTTTTTCCATTTGAGAAGTCAGTTTCTCAAGAGAAGAGATTCATAATTCAGCCTTGGGAAGCTCCTACCCTGGAAAATCCGAATTCGAGTGAATGGTTTCCTGTTTGAGCCTGATTTAGTGGAGCCCTGGAGGCTCCAGCAGGCGGTTATAGGGCTAGTGCGACACCTGCTGTTATTTTATGGAACTTCAACAATTTACGGGGCCCTGTGTTAACTCAAGTATTTACTGAGCGCCTACTGAgtcccaggcactgtcctaggtacTGGGGATGACAGAAATTCTGTCCCCATTCAGCTTAGCCGCTAGAAATAATCAATTTCTGTGCGTGTATTTATGGTCAGGGAAAATGAAGCTTAGAAACGAACAGTACCGTACTTCCTGCAGCCCACCCACCttggggaatcgaacccatgcCGTCATAATTATTACGCAAAAAGTTATCCTTTTATTACCAAAGTCAGCGATCCTTTGACAACCGATATCTTTCCTCGACGTGAAACCTTCCCATGGCTCCTATCTCAGAGTAAAAGtcaaagttctcatcacaacCTTACAAATAAATTCCTATACTTTAACCCCTTTCACTCCTCTGACCTTATTTACTAGTCTTTCTTCAACACCTGACTTCTGACATAAATATCTTCTGCTACACACAGCAGGCATGCTCCCTTCTCAGGGCCATTGCGTTTGCTGACCCCCGTGTCTGAATCTCCTTTCCTCCACATGTTCAAGTGACTcacagcctcccttccctctggcctctgCTCGAATATCACCACTTAGTGAGACCTTCCCTGACCGCCCGTTTAAAATAGCAAGTCCTGTCACTCTGTCCCCTTACCTGCTGGCTTCTTCTCCATCACGCTGACATAGTCTATGTCTATTTGCTTCCTGTCTGTTCCCACTAAATATTAGTTCCATGAAAATATGGACTTCGTTTTGGTTCATTTCAGAATCCGTAGTTCCTAAACAGTGCTTGAGCATGTAGCATACGCTTAGTAAATATATGTAGGATGAATAAGGGATTGTTATGACtatccttctctgagcctcagttttcccatctggaaGACAAGGCGAGTACACGTGATTTTACTGGAGGAATGGTAATGAGCAGGTAGATACAAAAGTATGGCACAGGACCAGGCAATTAGGAGGCTGCTCAGTGAAGGCAGTTTCAATAGGCAACCTGTCTCCTGCctccgggtgggggcggggtgggggtgccaaggatgggcttggagatttcAGCCATTCCTGGACCCATAACTTCAACCAGTCCTGTTTCTTCCATCCTTTGATATGAACAAAAGAACACTTTGTCTAATCGACAGTGTGACTAGaagtatgttaatttttttttatttggaaatttaaaacattGCCTCTGCTTAGCAAATTCAGATTCGAGAAAAGCATTCCCCCAACTCCTCTTCCTTTTAGTTAGATAGGAATGGCTAGGCAACACCTGTATACAAATTCTGGTGCTGAAACTACTGCTCCTGTAACATCATCTGTCTCCTAAATTGTGACATGTTGCTAGAGGCAAGTGAGATAATTTTAGGTGATGCACAACAAACATTtacaatgttaaaatttttattattactgttatcttCTATTTCTGACAGGTGATACTGAGTTCCTTGGTGGTGAAgtaacatttcctttaaaaagatacttgttttgccctggatggtgtggctcagtgaattgagcaccggctctgtgaagcaaagggtctctctggtttgactcccagtcagggcacacgcctgggtggcaggctgggtccccagcaggggggtgcatgagaagcaaccacacactgatgtttctctccctctctttctccttcccttcccctctgtcgaaaaataaagaaaatctttaaaaaatactttaaaaagatatttcatctttttaataaaCCAAGTTAAAACAATAGTAGGTAAACAGAACAGGTGACATCATAGTCATGAAGGCGGTGAGGAAAGGACTGAGGGTTGGGCAAGCATGCTGAAAATAACAATAGCACCTTCTGTTTCATGGACATATATTATATGGCAGGCCCTGTGACAAAGGCTTTACATGTAGATATGGTTATAGCGACCCTTTTTCAtttgaggaaaccaaggcttcaAGAGGTGAAGTCACTAGCTCAGTCACACAGCCAAGAGGTAGTAAAGCTGGAATTCAAATTCAGGTCTGTAAATCTTTACTCTGgtgtcctttctcttccttcctcaggTTCCCGTGGAACCTGCAGCCCAGAGAGGCCATGAGGCCGGGTGTTTGGTCCCAGAGCAGCTGGAATGGGAAGTGGGTGTGGCTGGGAGACGTTTGGGAGACGGAATAGACTTGGCTCCCTGACTGACTAGATATTGGAGGTGAGGGAATAGAGGCCCAGGGCCAAACCCAGTCTCAGGCCTGGTGACGATGCGGGCAAAGAGAGCATCCCTGAGTCGGAAATCAGGTAGGACAACCTAGGGGTTTGGATGTTTGCGGGGCAGTCCTTCAGAAGGCAGTTGGCGGGGTCTGGATCCCCGATGAGATTGCTGCGCAGCAGGCAGATGTGGGGATTGACTAGTGATGTCTGACTTCCGCACAGGTATTGAAAGTGGCTGCCAATGCTTGGTTAGCCCTGGGATGGGTAATTTCTCAGCATCCTCTCCTCAATCATTTCATAATCTAAACAGATGGTGGGGGGAGCTTCTTTCACATAGATGGGGAAGGGTCCTCATTGCATATTGCTTAAGTACTTTAAATGAAGGAAGGTAAAAGCTGGAGGGGGCTTCAAGAACAGGAAGCCTTGGGGTTTCCACAGAAGTCTTTATTACAGTGTAAATCCAAGCTcagccctcccctgggccccatGCAAAGCCCCGGCGGCGTTGGGCCCAGTAGCGTCCAGAAGACACTAACCCCTCACGGCGCCTCCAGCGGCGGATTCGCGTAAGTGCAGGGCGGGCGCCCTAGCTAGGCAACTACAAGTCCCAGCAGGACCCCGGCCAAGGTGCCTCGTTTTCCCTGGACTCTTACAGCAGAGCCTCACGGGAAATGTAGTCCTGGCCGCTCAGGCAATTTGCGCTAACTCCCTGGTGTGAGTGATCCAGACACCCACCCGGAAATGGCTGGGgctgagaagggaagaagagggtggggatgaaagggagaatgaggggagcagagggctgtgcagggggtgggggcaggtgtccCGCAGGCAGAGACACCCTCTTCATTCGGCTTTGGCTTTGGATCCAGAGACGGTGGCTGCTGCCGAGGCGAGGGCTCCAGTCCCTGGGATCTTAGCTCGGATCCTGAGGAAAAACATACAGAGTCAGGCGGGGCAAGTGGCTGGGTCGGTATCTGACAACCAGGGGACAGCTTCTTGGAGGAACTCGCCcaaagccagccctgccctccatcTAATGGCCTGTGTTGGACTTGTCTGGCACCCTCCCAGGAGATTCAGGGACAGGGAACGGGAGGGGGGTTCCCAgttcccccctccccatctcaTCCGCCTCCACTTCATGCCCTTCCTTACTTAGCTTTGATGTGGCTCAACTGATTGGTCACCAATCCCACATACTGGTCAATCTGGGCCTGTGGGGACCAAGAACAGGTCAAAGGAGAGATTAGAAGGGGGTTCCTCTCCCTAATTCATTCAGAAGGctgcttcctcccccacctccaaatCAGGAGCTGCGGGGAGTGGCCCACCTTTAAACCTGATACAATACCCTGGAAGACAGAAGTTCAAGATGAAGCATCAGTCCGTTGGGCCCGCTCTGGGTGGGGAGTGATGTCATGTAAACATACCAGAATTGGACAGTGAGTCTGTTACCGAGGTGTGACTGTTAATCTCTGGGTGAGTGATGTGTATGTTTAGGGGTGGGGTGAAAGTAGAGGGCATTGATGTTGTTTGTTATTAATCTAAATACTAGTTTAATTCAGTGTTAGTTGACCCTGAGGTCTTGATGCTTCCGGCATGGGAAGGAATTTGAACGATCTCTCTGGCAGGGACCTGTATTATCTGGCTCTCAGTGCCCCATCTCTGGATAGGATGTATGTCAGCTGGCCTTGGTTCTGCTGGCATTCTGGACAGCGGTCATCCTCCCGGTCCCAACAGACAGGCCAGTCCCTGGGACTGGCCTTAGGGAGTGAGAGCATCAGTCAGTCCAGCTGTGTTGGCTGGGATGGTGTCCATCAGACCCAGACTAGACGTAAGGATAGATGGCATcagtttgtctgtctgtctgcaacTGGAATATGCATTTGTCAGTCTCTGCAGTGTCAGCAGGAGAAGGCAGTCACCTGTCTGCTTGTTTCTGGCTAGGATGAGTGTTGTTCCATTGGAGGCTATGTCAGGGAGGGAAGACACCAGTTAGACTGACTCTCTGTAGCTAGGACATGGCAGCCAGAGCTTGGATGCATTGTCGGGGAGGAGCACCAGTTGGTCTACCAGCCTCAGGTCCGGGCATGTCAGTTGGATCCTGGCTGTTAGGGGCCGCCAACCAAAATGTCTATCTTTGGCCACTGAAACATGTTGGACTCTAGCTCCACAGAGGGGCAGCAGCCAGACCACCAGTGCCTGGTTGGGACATACGTCAGTCAGGTCCTGATTCTTTCAAGGGAAGAAACACCAGTTGATGCTCCTGTCTCTGACTGGGACATCTGTCATTGGGACCCTGGCTacagaggcgggggcggggcagagaggcCACCCACGCTTGGCTGGGACACTGCCACCCGAGGGCCCGTCACACTTACCTGGTGCTGCCGGTACAGCAGCGGGACGGTGAATAAGCAGATCACTCCTGTGGGCACAGAGATGGAGGTCAGGGTCCTTCCAACAGATTCACAACTTCATCCAGACCCCTGTCTGCCATCCACCCCATGGCCCACCTCCTcgcccagcccccacagcctTCCCAGCTCACCCAGAATGAGAAGAGTCAAACCATTGAAGACGGCACCCACGAAGGTCAAGATGTAGAAGAGAAGGGCCAGCTGGGGGTGAGGGTCAGGGTCAGCAGAGCCTATAAAGCACTCCCCAGGCTGTGAACTTACCCAGAAATGGCCCTCtcaccgcccctccccgcccccaggggcaggagggtgaATGTTGGGAACCCAGGAGGGAACGGGGGCTGCGGAGCACCTTCAGAGAGTCCACGAGGTCTTCTACCAGGAAAAAATGACGCAGCTGGGTGGCCGCAGAGACCACCTGGGAGGCCATCTGCTGGGACAAATGTTCTGTCTGCTCCCGAGTCAGGGTCAGATCCACGTCCAGATAGGCCCTGAGAGGACAAAGGGGTGTAAGGTGACTCAGGGGGTGGATGGGGCCCAGGGTGAGAGGTGTGGCTGGGACAAGGGcaagaaatgggggtggggagaaggccaGGTAGGTGTACAGGGCTATAGTCAAGGTCAGGGTCAGGAGATGGGATCAAGGGTTCAGGATAAGAGGTTAGGATCAGAGGTTAAAGCTGCAAGTGAAGGGTAAGAGTGTGTTTTAAAGTCAGGGTCAGGGTAGAGTCAGAAAGAGGAGTAGGATGCTTCAGGGCCAGGGTGGGAAGTTGGTGCCTGATCTGAGGTCAGGGGTCATGACTTAGGTTCAGCAGTGGGGTCTGAACAGAGTCAGGGCGAGGGGCTGGGGGTTCTCACTGGAAGGGGTTGGCACCGTCCCCCCGGTGCACCGCCTGCAGCACTTTTCGGTAAACCCTGAGAGAGATGGTgccacagagcagcagcagggccaCGTGGGCAGCCACGGACACGATGCTAAAgtgcaggaggcagagcagggagacCATGAGGCCGGTGAAGACCACTCCTGATGTCCTCGTGTCCTTCCAGTACAGCAGGTCCGCCACTGTGGAGGAGGGCAGCGGTCAGGGCGGGCTTTGACCTGGCCTGGCTGACCTCTTGacctcccatttcctccctcaGGGCTGAACCAAGACCCCCTGACACAGTCCTTGTtgcctcccctcttctcctctcggAAAACCCAAGTTAACCATCTAGCAAGTCTTTTTCCTACTCCTACCCACAGATTATGTGTGGATATAATTTTGGTCTTTATGAAAGATGGAaccatatagccctggctgatgtggttcagtggactgagtgccagcctgcgaaccaaagggtagctggttcaattcccgatcagggcacatgcctgggtggctggccagggccccagtaggtgGGGCAGGgtaggcaaccacatattgatgtttctctccctcttttttttccctaccttcccctctctctaaaaataaataaataaaataattaaaaaatggaaccatatatatatatatttcttcttcataCACATCTCACTCTACTTTCCCTCCTAGAATT
This window encodes:
- the FOSB gene encoding protein fosB isoform X2, translated to MFQAFPGDYDSGSRCSSSPSAESQYLSSVDSFGSPPTAAASQSQGQPLASQPPAVDPYDMPGTSYSTPGISGYSSGGASGSGGPSTSGTTSGPGSARPARARPRRPREETLTPEEEEKRRVRRERNKLAAAKCRNRRRELTDRLQAETDQLEEEKAELESEIAELQKEKERLEFVLVAHKPGCKIPYEEGPGPGPLAEVRDLPGSASTKEDGFSWLLPPPPPPPLPFQTSQDAPPNLTASLFTHSEVQVLGDPFPVVNPSYTSSFVLTCPEVSAFASAHRPSGSDQPSDPLNSPSLLAL